The nucleotide sequence ACTACTCAGCCATCGTTCCTTTATCCGCGAATTACGCGAATCTTCGCTAATTTTTTCTTCTTATTCGCGCAATTCGCGTTATTCGCGGATAAATTTGTTTTTTCATCGGCGTAAATGTGGGTTGGCTGAGTAGTTACAAAAGAGTTGCAACCCAAGAAGGAGAAGTGCTATGCCATGAACTGATCCTAACGTGTCCAAACCTTTCATGTCTAGTAAACTCAGGAGGAGCGAAATGAGCGAGTTCAGGATCACAAGACGTGAGTTTTTGATTCAACTGGGTCTCCTCACCGCTGGCAGTGCGTTGGCATCTTGCGCCGGACCGGCTGCGCCAACGGCAGTTCCAGCGACCGGACCCACTGCAGGACCAGCAGCAACTGCGGTTCCCAAGCCCACCGCCGCCGCGGTGGGGAAAGAAGTCGCGCCGGGAGTTCCCAGGAGCGAGACTCTCATCCTTGAAAACCCGACTGGACGCGTGGTCCCCGCCGACGACTTTAACCGTTGGAGACCTGGCATCCAGAGCGCATCAACCGGTCTGCAGCAGTTGGGTCTCGATGCTCTTTGGTACATTGACCCCGACGCGGGCATCAGCGGCGTGTGGGACAATTCACTGGCTGAGGAAAAGCCGATCTACAACAAAGACTTTACTCAGATGACAGTGAAACTCCGCAAGGGCATCTACTGGAGTGATGGTGTCGAGTTCACCGCCGATGACCTGATCTACACCGTGGACATCCAGAAGAAGACCGCAGGATTGGCTTACACCGGTCAGTTCCAGTCTTATGTTGCAAGCATGGAAAAGCCCGACAACTATACGGTCGTCTTCAAGCTCACCAAGCCCAACTCCCGCTTCCACGGTCTCTTCACCGTGCGATGGTCTGCCTGCTGGATCATGCCCAAGCACGTGTTCGAGAAACAAGCCGATCCCGTGGCGTTCAAGTTCAATCCCCCTCTCAGCCTGAGCGCCTATGTCCTCAAGGATTTCGATCCCAACGGCAACTGGTACGTGTGGCAGCGGCGCGAGGACTGGCAGCGCACCACGCTCGCGCGCTTTGGCATGCCCGGTCCCAAGTACGCGATGTACATTGCCCCAGGTCCGAGCGACAAGAAAGTCATTGCCCAGACTGCCAAAGACCTCGACGTTATCCACGACATCGCACCCGAAGGCATGATCACCCTTGCCAAGACCAACCCGACCTCTAAGGGCTGGTTCAAATCGTTCCCGTGGGCGCACCCGGATCCCACACTTCCGGCGGTGATGCTCAACCTCGCCAAGTCACCTTACGA is from Chloroflexota bacterium and encodes:
- a CDS encoding ABC transporter substrate-binding protein, which encodes MSEFRITRREFLIQLGLLTAGSALASCAGPAAPTAVPATGPTAGPAATAVPKPTAAAVGKEVAPGVPRSETLILENPTGRVVPADDFNRWRPGIQSASTGLQQLGLDALWYIDPDAGISGVWDNSLAEEKPIYNKDFTQMTVKLRKGIYWSDGVEFTADDLIYTVDIQKKTAGLAYTGQFQSYVASMEKPDNYTVVFKLTKPNSRFHGLFTVRWSACWIMPKHVFEKQADPVAFKFNPPLSLSAYVLKDFDPNGNWYVWQRREDWQRTTLARFGMPGPKYAMYIAPGPSDKKVIAQTAKDLDVIHDIAPEGMITLAKTNPTSKGWFKSFPWAHPDPTLPAVMLNLAKSPYEMKEVRWALTLAIDIVRVAMASYRGAATISGIHVPPTGLYPKYYFDPLEQWLKDFTIDVGGQPYKPWDSEAPKRIADEARKALGNLVPTDAAEIRKSIGMGWWKYDVKAAEQLLLSKGFKRDSNKMWLKPNGEAWKIPLMCEGETRPIMNRAAAMIAENWKEFGIDSFADVRDSATRANLPSLGEFDAHLSWTIETWGGHPDLFYFLESWHSTYLRPLGERSVARNWFRWKNAELDKIIDQIQNLDFDDPKGLELGKEFVKLATREQPTIPIMSYNVFSVVDETYWEGFPTAENPYTNPVANWANTKYMFPKIKPKAK